A genomic region of Bernardetia sp. ABR2-2B contains the following coding sequences:
- a CDS encoding phytanoyl-CoA dioxygenase family protein codes for MQTIKDNSIDNFYQSPAPHGGTFEVPVDYDAQNDIYNTLTTPAAQKEYYEKEGYLIIRNLIPESLCDAAKEAFDKEVKSYEGYIYRQASANPEKHKLTDYQYMINSILNIQSLDKNKFPIFRKKGMEILTSEGFKTALNNLMSDDPKLVQSMYFEGNPATWAHQDSYYLDSSELGRMVGTWIAIEDIAPGAGRFYVYPKSHLIDMEKNGGDFDIAFNHDKYKKLVVDIIHQFKLECSAPVLRKGDVLFWHGKTIHGSLATTQPEHSRSSFTGHYIPTSTEFLQYQSRIKKLNLKKVNGIDVNFPKDQNESLNRLILNVETTFPTAFQMAKKLAIKLVTK; via the coding sequence TTTATAATACACTCACAACACCTGCTGCACAAAAAGAATATTATGAAAAAGAAGGTTACTTAATTATTCGTAACCTAATTCCAGAATCTCTCTGTGATGCAGCCAAAGAGGCATTTGATAAAGAAGTAAAATCATATGAAGGTTATATTTATAGACAAGCTTCTGCAAATCCAGAGAAACACAAACTGACTGATTATCAATACATGATTAATTCTATTTTGAATATTCAGTCTTTAGATAAAAATAAATTTCCAATTTTTAGAAAAAAAGGAATGGAAATTCTGACAAGTGAAGGGTTCAAAACAGCCTTAAATAATTTGATGTCTGATGACCCAAAACTCGTTCAGAGCATGTATTTTGAAGGAAACCCAGCTACTTGGGCACATCAAGATAGTTATTATTTAGACTCTTCTGAACTTGGTAGAATGGTCGGAACTTGGATAGCGATTGAAGATATTGCACCAGGGGCAGGTCGTTTTTATGTTTATCCAAAAAGTCATTTAATTGATATGGAAAAAAATGGAGGTGATTTTGATATTGCTTTCAACCACGATAAATACAAAAAATTAGTTGTAGATATTATTCATCAGTTTAAATTGGAGTGTAGCGCACCAGTTTTGAGAAAAGGCGATGTTCTTTTTTGGCATGGAAAAACAATTCATGGAAGTCTTGCCACTACTCAGCCAGAACATTCTCGTTCCTCTTTTACAGGACATTATATTCCTACTTCTACGGAATTTTTACAATATCAATCTCGTATTAAAAAGTTGAATCTCAAAAAAGTAAATGGGATTGATGTAAACTTCCCAAAAGACCAAAATGAAAGCCTCAATCGTTTGATTTTGAATGTAGAAACCACATTTCCTACTGCTTTTCAGATGGCAAAAAAATTAGCTATTAAGTTAGTTACTAAGTAA
- a CDS encoding carbamoyltransferase, whose translation MYILGLNAYHGDSSACILKDGKLIAATEEERIRRIKHWAGFPTEAIKFCLKEANISIEEVDYITISRNPSSNLYKKIIFAASKMISYDAIKSRLQNSKKIGGVKQELAKAFKIDEKKIKAEVRNIEHHRSHLASAFFPSDFQEAALLSIDAFGDFTSTMTGTGKGNQITVLDQVNYPHSIGEFYTTLTRYLGFPKYGDEYKVMGLAPYGDPVYLEQFRDIIKFKSNGLFELNLDYFRHDKDGVTMSWEGGEPHVDTPISPLLEEKFGKMRTKDEPLTQHHINLATSIQRITEETIFHILNHLHKKTGLDNLCVAGGVAQNSVANGKILENTPFKKVYVPSAGHDAGTALGSALYLYNHELKKPRIEPIWDAYTGSNYSDAEIETILKHEKATKEIAKDIQYSVLSDEELYKTVTDAILDAGVIGWFQGSAEFGPRALGNRSILVDPRREDAKELLNEKIKRRESFRPFAPSILEEHVEEYFEGADKVPFMEKVYPIKKEKHEIIPAVTHVDGTGRLQTVSASTNPRYHKLIDTFREQTGVPVLLNTSFNENEPIVNTPQEALDCFLRTKMDILVLGNIVVRRK comes from the coding sequence ATGTATATTTTAGGTCTTAATGCTTATCATGGCGATTCTTCTGCTTGTATTCTCAAAGATGGAAAATTAATTGCTGCAACAGAAGAAGAACGTATCAGACGCATTAAACACTGGGCAGGATTTCCGACAGAAGCCATTAAATTTTGTTTGAAGGAAGCCAATATTTCTATTGAAGAGGTAGATTATATTACTATTTCTCGTAATCCTTCATCCAATTTGTATAAAAAAATTATTTTTGCTGCCAGTAAAATGATTAGTTATGATGCAATAAAAAGCCGTCTTCAAAACTCTAAAAAAATAGGTGGAGTAAAACAAGAATTAGCAAAGGCATTTAAAATAGATGAGAAAAAAATAAAGGCAGAAGTAAGAAATATAGAACATCACCGTAGTCATTTGGCAAGTGCTTTTTTTCCTTCAGATTTTCAAGAAGCTGCTTTGCTTTCTATTGATGCTTTTGGAGATTTTACTTCTACCATGACAGGAACAGGTAAAGGCAACCAAATTACTGTTCTTGATCAAGTTAATTATCCACATTCGATAGGCGAATTTTATACTACACTTACTCGTTATTTGGGTTTTCCTAAATATGGTGATGAATATAAAGTGATGGGACTTGCTCCTTATGGAGACCCTGTTTATTTAGAGCAATTTAGAGATATAATAAAATTCAAATCAAATGGACTTTTTGAGCTTAATTTGGATTATTTTAGGCACGATAAAGACGGAGTTACGATGTCTTGGGAAGGAGGAGAACCTCATGTAGATACACCTATTTCACCGCTTTTAGAAGAAAAGTTTGGAAAAATGCGTACTAAAGACGAGCCTCTTACGCAACACCATATCAATTTAGCCACTTCTATTCAGCGTATTACAGAAGAAACGATTTTTCATATTCTGAATCATCTGCACAAAAAAACAGGTTTGGATAATTTGTGTGTAGCTGGTGGCGTGGCTCAAAATTCAGTAGCAAACGGAAAAATTTTAGAAAACACTCCATTTAAAAAAGTCTATGTTCCAAGTGCAGGACATGATGCAGGAACAGCTTTGGGTTCAGCTTTATATTTATATAATCATGAACTAAAAAAACCTAGAATAGAACCAATTTGGGATGCCTATACAGGGAGTAATTATTCAGATGCAGAAATAGAAACAATCTTGAAACATGAAAAAGCTACGAAAGAAATAGCAAAAGATATTCAGTATTCAGTTTTGAGTGATGAAGAATTATACAAAACAGTTACAGATGCTATTCTTGATGCTGGTGTAATTGGTTGGTTTCAAGGAAGCGCAGAATTTGGCCCTAGAGCATTGGGTAACCGTTCAATTTTAGTCGATCCACGTCGTGAAGATGCTAAAGAATTATTGAATGAAAAAATAAAACGAAGAGAGAGTTTCCGTCCTTTTGCTCCTTCTATTTTGGAAGAGCATGTAGAAGAATATTTTGAAGGTGCTGATAAAGTTCCGTTTATGGAAAAAGTCTATCCTATTAAAAAGGAAAAGCATGAAATAATTCCTGCTGTTACTCATGTTGATGGAACAGGTCGTTTGCAGACAGTAAGTGCATCTACAAATCCACGTTATCACAAACTCATTGATACTTTTAGAGAACAAACAGGCGTTCCAGTTCTTTTGAATACTTCTTTTAATGAAAATGAACCCATTGTAAATACGCCACAGGAAGCATTAGATTGTTTTTTACGTACCAAAATGGATATTTTAGTTTTGGGGAATATTGTTGTTAGAAGAAAGTAG
- a CDS encoding MFS transporter: MKNKSFILFLLAAANFTHIMDIMIIMPLSDRLMKLFEIAPQEYTLLVSAYSSCAFVAGLLGAVYLDKFDRRIAFLFVYAFFGIATFACSFVPNFYFFLIFRGIAGFFGGVIGALVLAIASDLFEAEERGKAVGIIMMAFSIASVIGVPTGLYLAIQFDWHAPFQLLGALSFVIWIISFKYIPSLREHIDIQNKDDEGSGYKETRKEALLELLNSKNARLALLLTFTLILGQFMIIPFITPYMIRNIGFTEAQITLIYLTGGGFTIFTSPFFGRYVDRFGARKMFNIILPISFIAVGLLTHLDIILDTPIWLALCVTTFFFVFGSGRRVPAQTQLTMAISAKRRASFMSLNSSVQQLASAIASVVGGFIVIEADTPSKELIHYNWVGVIAVCIGAIALIIFPMIKSVRD, translated from the coding sequence TTGAAAAATAAATCCTTCATTCTATTTTTACTTGCTGCAGCCAATTTTACGCATATCATGGACATCATGATAATTATGCCTTTGAGTGATAGGCTTATGAAACTCTTCGAAATTGCTCCTCAAGAATACACACTTTTAGTCTCTGCTTATTCTTCTTGTGCTTTTGTGGCAGGGCTTTTAGGAGCAGTTTATTTGGATAAATTTGATAGACGAATAGCTTTTTTATTTGTTTATGCCTTCTTTGGAATAGCTACTTTTGCGTGTTCTTTTGTTCCTAATTTTTATTTTTTCTTGATTTTTAGGGGAATAGCAGGTTTTTTTGGTGGTGTAATTGGTGCATTAGTTCTAGCTATTGCCAGTGATTTGTTTGAAGCTGAAGAACGAGGAAAAGCAGTAGGAATAATTATGATGGCTTTTTCAATAGCCTCTGTTATTGGCGTTCCGACAGGTTTGTATCTTGCCATACAATTTGACTGGCACGCACCTTTTCAGCTTTTGGGGGCATTGAGTTTTGTTATTTGGATTATTTCCTTTAAATATATCCCTTCATTACGTGAGCATATAGACATACAAAATAAAGATGATGAAGGAAGTGGATACAAAGAAACACGTAAAGAAGCTCTTTTAGAACTTCTAAACTCTAAGAATGCTCGTCTTGCTTTATTACTTACCTTTACACTCATTTTGGGACAATTTATGATTATTCCATTTATTACACCTTATATGATTCGTAATATTGGGTTTACAGAAGCACAAATTACACTTATTTATTTGACTGGAGGAGGTTTTACTATTTTCACTTCTCCTTTTTTTGGTCGTTACGTCGATCGTTTTGGAGCTAGGAAAATGTTTAATATTATTCTTCCTATTTCATTCATTGCTGTAGGTCTGCTTACTCACCTAGACATTATTTTAGATACACCTATTTGGTTGGCTCTCTGTGTAACCACTTTCTTTTTTGTTTTTGGAAGTGGACGTAGAGTTCCTGCTCAAACGCAACTTACAATGGCAATTTCTGCCAAACGAAGAGCTAGTTTTATGAGTTTAAACTCTTCGGTTCAACAACTTGCTTCAGCTATAGCTTCTGTTGTTGGTGGTTTTATTGTTATCGAAGCTGACACTCCATCAAAAGAGCTAATTCATTATAATTGGGTTGGGGTAATTGCAGTTTGTATTGGCGCAATTGCACTAATTATTTTTCCTATGATAAAATCTGTTAGAGATTGA
- a CDS encoding 2-oxoglutarate dehydrogenase E1 component has translation MDKLSYLSNAENSYIEGLYQDYQKDSSSVDESWQRFFEGFEFSMTDYDTETGEVTKTNKNGKSSNGTANQNSFADSLPAGLDEDKLKQEISVKKLIDGYRLRGHLQAKTNPVRPRRDRHARLKLEDFGFSEADLSKKFRAGNEIGIGEATLQEIIDRLKMIYESGIGFEFMSIREPDVKYWFRKKVEVDYPKFKLDNKQKERILQKLNEASVFENFLHTKYLGQKRFSLEGGESTIPALDAIINEGARLGVEEVVIGMAHRGRLNVLVNIMGKTYAQVFNEFEGNVSDELLGLGDGDVKYHMGYSSQVETPNGEKVYLRLAPNPSHLEAVAPVVQGYTRAKLDFLHGRDKKKALPIIIHGDAALAGQGIVYEVAQMSELEGYEVGGTIHFVINNQVGFTTDFYDGRSSNYCTDISQLTETPEIHVNGDDPEAVVFAVKLATEYRQKFHKDVYVDMVCYRKYGHNEADEPKFTQPQLYNLIGKHKNPRKLYIEKLTEEGEITSKLAKDMEKSFKKMLQERLDDVRQKPLPYEYQELEQAWKSMRRSEAEDFDVSPKTSITQEHIDKVGKALMTIPEGFTPLKQINKLLSTREKMFFEDKVLDWAGAELLAYGSTILDGHTVRFTGQDVRRGTFSHRHAVLSDAETNETYNNLNHLGENLPSFDIYNSLLSEYGVLGFEFGYAMANPNALTIWEAQFGDFANGAQIMIDQFITSSETKWQRTTGLVLLLPHGYEGQGPEHSNARPERFLQLSAEYNIIVANVTKPANFFHLMRRQLAWDFRKPCVLMSPKSLLRHPKVVSPMKEFTDGKFEEVYGDDYADKKKVKRVLLCSGKVYYDLLDKQEKEERKDVAIVRVEQLHPFPKKRIYEEINKYKKNVEVVWVQEEPENMGAWLFVLRMLYKEWVEEKRPTLRVISRKASASPATGYSKVHATTQQAIIDEAFDVK, from the coding sequence ATGGACAAACTCTCATACCTTTCCAATGCCGAAAACTCCTATATCGAAGGATTGTATCAAGATTATCAAAAAGATAGCAGTTCTGTAGATGAAAGTTGGCAACGATTTTTTGAAGGCTTTGAATTTTCAATGACTGATTATGATACCGAGACTGGAGAAGTTACCAAAACAAATAAAAATGGTAAATCTTCAAACGGCACAGCAAACCAAAATAGTTTTGCAGATTCCCTTCCTGCTGGTCTTGATGAAGACAAACTAAAACAAGAAATTTCTGTTAAAAAGTTAATTGATGGCTATCGTTTGCGTGGACACTTACAAGCCAAAACAAACCCTGTTCGTCCTCGTAGAGACAGACATGCACGTTTGAAGCTAGAGGATTTTGGCTTTTCAGAGGCTGATTTAAGTAAAAAATTTAGAGCAGGTAACGAAATTGGAATTGGAGAAGCTACACTTCAAGAAATCATTGATAGATTAAAAATGATTTATGAGAGTGGAATAGGTTTTGAATTTATGTCTATTCGTGAGCCAGACGTAAAATATTGGTTCAGAAAAAAAGTAGAAGTAGATTATCCAAAATTCAAATTAGATAATAAGCAAAAAGAACGTATTTTACAGAAACTCAATGAAGCTTCTGTATTCGAAAACTTCTTGCATACAAAATATTTAGGACAAAAACGCTTTTCCTTAGAAGGTGGAGAATCTACAATCCCTGCCCTTGATGCTATCATCAACGAAGGCGCAAGATTAGGTGTAGAAGAAGTAGTTATCGGAATGGCACACCGTGGTCGTCTCAATGTGCTTGTTAATATTATGGGCAAAACCTATGCTCAAGTATTCAACGAATTTGAAGGAAATGTTTCTGACGAACTTTTAGGTTTGGGAGATGGTGATGTAAAATACCACATGGGTTATTCTTCACAAGTAGAAACTCCAAACGGAGAAAAAGTATATCTACGTCTTGCACCAAATCCTTCTCACTTAGAAGCTGTTGCGCCAGTCGTTCAAGGTTATACTCGTGCTAAACTTGACTTTTTACATGGGAGAGATAAGAAAAAAGCCTTACCAATTATTATACATGGAGATGCTGCTCTTGCAGGACAAGGAATTGTTTATGAAGTAGCACAAATGTCTGAATTAGAAGGCTATGAAGTAGGTGGAACAATTCATTTTGTTATCAATAATCAAGTTGGTTTTACGACAGATTTTTATGATGGTCGTTCTTCTAATTATTGTACAGATATTTCGCAACTTACCGAAACTCCAGAAATTCATGTCAATGGGGATGACCCAGAAGCCGTTGTTTTTGCTGTAAAATTAGCTACCGAATATCGTCAAAAATTCCATAAAGACGTTTATGTAGATATGGTTTGTTATCGTAAGTATGGACACAATGAAGCTGATGAGCCAAAATTTACGCAGCCACAACTTTATAATTTGATAGGAAAACACAAAAACCCTAGAAAATTATATATAGAGAAATTGACAGAAGAAGGAGAAATTACAAGCAAACTGGCGAAAGACATGGAAAAATCTTTCAAAAAAATGCTTCAAGAACGCTTAGATGATGTCAGACAAAAGCCACTTCCTTATGAATACCAAGAATTAGAACAGGCGTGGAAATCTATGCGACGTTCTGAAGCAGAAGATTTTGATGTTTCTCCAAAAACATCTATTACACAAGAGCATATTGATAAGGTAGGAAAAGCACTCATGACTATTCCAGAAGGCTTTACGCCACTAAAACAAATCAATAAGCTACTTTCTACTAGAGAAAAAATGTTTTTTGAAGATAAAGTTTTAGATTGGGCAGGTGCAGAGCTTTTGGCGTATGGTTCTACTATTTTGGATGGGCATACAGTTCGTTTCACAGGGCAAGATGTACGTAGAGGTACATTTTCGCATCGTCATGCTGTTTTGAGTGATGCAGAAACAAATGAAACTTATAATAACCTAAATCACCTAGGAGAAAATTTACCTTCTTTTGATATCTATAACTCCCTTCTTTCAGAATACGGAGTATTAGGTTTTGAGTTTGGTTATGCAATGGCAAATCCGAATGCGCTTACTATTTGGGAAGCTCAGTTTGGAGATTTTGCTAATGGAGCGCAGATTATGATTGACCAATTTATTACTAGTAGTGAAACAAAATGGCAACGTACAACAGGTTTAGTTCTTTTACTTCCTCACGGTTATGAAGGACAAGGACCTGAACACTCTAACGCTCGTCCTGAACGCTTTTTGCAGCTTTCAGCAGAATATAATATCATTGTTGCTAACGTAACAAAACCTGCAAACTTTTTCCATTTGATGCGTCGCCAACTTGCTTGGGATTTCCGTAAACCTTGTGTTTTGATGTCGCCAAAATCACTTTTAAGACATCCAAAAGTAGTTTCTCCAATGAAAGAATTTACAGATGGAAAGTTTGAAGAAGTCTATGGAGATGATTATGCAGATAAGAAAAAGGTAAAACGTGTTCTTCTTTGTTCTGGTAAAGTATATTATGATTTATTAGACAAACAAGAAAAAGAAGAGCGTAAAGATGTTGCAATTGTACGAGTAGAGCAACTTCACCCATTCCCTAAAAAACGTATTTATGAAGAAATTAATAAATATAAAAAGAATGTAGAAGTAGTTTGGGTACAAGAAGAACCTGAAAATATGGGAGCTTGGCTATTTGTTTTGAGAATGCTTTATAAAGAATGGGTAGAAGAAAAACGTCCTACTTTACGAGTAATTTCAAGAAAGGCAAGTGCTTCTCCAGCAACAGGCTATTCAAAAGTTCATGCTACTACGCAACAAGCTATCATTGATGAAGCTTTTGATGTGAAATAA
- a CDS encoding SAM-dependent methyltransferase translates to MTNQFIEKIEKSLEKNTFIKITLSNFISSQEKSTLKKVLIRKTIIKREEKLTFVYRHKTNDITKNYSIKEGVNKVITLLTKESNNQNHEGFFNQAILFTTAFDLHLKNISKNPAIHSQKPTQKQTLSTSHDKQKKRAIQTKDQKGNSKNYLQALKITDNTGRVYANAQDKYKQINQYIEILSVLLKQLPTEKELQIIDMGAGKGYLTFALYDYLKNILKLKVSAVGVEFRKDLVELCTTIAEKSDFGSLSFVEGTIENYKIKEEDIEQKTQILIALHACDTATDDAIFKGIEADAELIVVAPCCHKQIRREIENAFKSDKKTENELSPLTNYGIFLERQAEMLTDTMRCLLLNYCGYQTKAVEFISDAHTPKNVLLIATKKESFLEENRKTEKLKEFEALKSFFGIKTHFLESLLLK, encoded by the coding sequence ATGACAAATCAATTCATAGAAAAAATAGAAAAAAGTTTAGAGAAGAATACGTTTATCAAAATTACTTTATCAAATTTTATTTCAAGTCAAGAAAAATCTACACTCAAAAAAGTCTTAATTCGAAAGACGATTATCAAACGAGAAGAAAAACTAACTTTTGTTTATCGTCATAAGACAAATGACATTACTAAGAACTATTCTATCAAAGAAGGAGTAAATAAAGTTATAACACTTCTCACAAAAGAAAGTAATAATCAAAACCACGAAGGATTTTTTAATCAAGCTATTTTATTTACAACAGCGTTTGATTTACATCTCAAAAACATAAGTAAAAATCCAGCCATTCATTCGCAAAAGCCAACTCAAAAACAAACTCTTTCTACTTCACATGACAAGCAAAAAAAACGAGCTATCCAAACGAAAGATCAAAAAGGAAACTCAAAAAACTATCTTCAAGCTCTCAAAATAACAGACAACACAGGAAGAGTATATGCAAATGCACAAGACAAATACAAACAAATAAATCAATATATAGAAATTTTGAGTGTTTTGTTGAAGCAATTACCAACAGAGAAAGAGTTACAAATTATAGACATGGGAGCAGGAAAAGGTTATCTGACTTTTGCTTTGTACGATTATTTAAAAAATATTTTGAAACTCAAAGTAAGTGCAGTTGGTGTAGAGTTTAGAAAAGATTTAGTAGAGTTGTGTACTACTATTGCCGAAAAATCAGATTTTGGAAGCCTTAGTTTTGTAGAAGGAACAATAGAAAATTATAAAATAAAAGAAGAAGATATAGAGCAGAAAACACAGATTTTGATTGCCTTACATGCTTGTGATACAGCAACTGATGATGCAATTTTTAAGGGGATTGAAGCTGATGCAGAGCTGATAGTCGTTGCGCCTTGTTGTCATAAACAAATTCGTAGGGAAATAGAAAATGCTTTTAAATCAGATAAAAAGACCGAAAATGAACTTTCTCCACTCACAAATTACGGTATTTTCTTAGAACGACAAGCCGAAATGCTGACCGATACAATGCGCTGTTTGCTTCTAAACTATTGTGGTTATCAAACTAAAGCAGTAGAATTTATTTCTGATGCACACACCCCAAAAAATGTCTTACTTATTGCCACCAAAAAAGAGAGTTTTTTAGAGGAAAATAGAAAAACTGAAAAGTTAAAAGAGTTTGAAGCCTTAAAATCATTTTTCGGAATAAAAACTCATTTCTTAGAAAGTTTGCTATTGAAATAA
- the nuoK gene encoding NADH-quinone oxidoreductase subunit NuoK — protein MILFVAAILFGIGILIVLTRKNAMLVLMGIELMLTASMINFVVFSKNMEAHLFVLLIIVVAAAEITIALALILKIYKYFGQIEIDKIVEKE, from the coding sequence ATGATACTTTTTGTAGCTGCCATTTTGTTTGGAATTGGAATTTTGATTGTTTTGACACGCAAAAATGCAATGCTTGTTTTGATGGGAATTGAACTAATGCTTACAGCTTCAATGATTAATTTTGTTGTTTTTTCTAAAAATATGGAAGCACATTTATTTGTCCTTTTAATCATTGTAGTGGCTGCTGCCGAAATTACGATTGCACTGGCTTTAATTCTGAAAATATATAAATATTTTGGACAAATCGAAATAGATAAAATTGTAGAAAAGGAATAG
- a CDS encoding NADH-quinone oxidoreductase subunit D — MSFHQQSEPTKYNSDTLKSEEMLFNLGPQHPAMHGVLRLEVITDGEVVREAVPHIGYLHRCFEKHAESLNYAQIIPYVDRMDYVASMNSEHIYALGVEKMLGITEKIPKRVEYIRVLVAELNRIASHFVAIGTYAVDVGATTPFLWLMKEREYILRLLEWVSGARLLYNYIWIGGLYYDLPLGFEEKCSEYVSHLKPKLDELEKLLINNKIFVSRTANIGVLPLQTAINYGVTGAMLRASGLKWDLRKVDNYSIYGEVEFDIPIGEGKMGTTGDCWDRNFVRFQECRESSKIIEQCLKKLKKEHKRTREFDPQALVPKRIKPPKTDFYFRGESPKGELGFFFRQNPKHKKGDIPFRLKVRAPSFCNLSVLPYLAQNTLLSDLIAIVGSLDINLGEVDR; from the coding sequence ATGTCATTCCACCAGCAATCTGAACCAACAAAATACAACTCTGATACTCTCAAAAGCGAAGAAATGCTTTTCAATTTAGGCCCTCAACATCCTGCCATGCACGGAGTTTTACGTTTGGAAGTTATTACAGATGGCGAAGTTGTTAGAGAAGCTGTTCCTCATATTGGTTACTTGCATCGCTGTTTTGAAAAACATGCTGAAAGTTTGAATTATGCTCAAATAATTCCCTATGTAGATAGAATGGATTATGTTGCATCAATGAACTCGGAACATATTTATGCGTTGGGGGTAGAAAAAATGCTAGGAATAACAGAAAAAATACCCAAACGAGTAGAATATATTCGTGTTTTGGTAGCAGAACTCAATCGAATTGCATCTCATTTTGTTGCTATCGGAACATACGCTGTTGATGTGGGAGCAACTACGCCTTTTTTATGGCTAATGAAAGAACGAGAGTATATTTTGAGATTATTGGAATGGGTAAGTGGCGCACGACTTTTATATAATTATATTTGGATTGGTGGATTATATTATGACTTACCTTTAGGTTTTGAAGAAAAATGTAGCGAATATGTCAGTCATTTAAAACCAAAATTAGATGAGTTAGAGAAATTACTTATCAATAATAAAATTTTTGTTTCAAGAACAGCAAATATCGGTGTTTTGCCATTGCAAACAGCTATCAATTATGGTGTTACGGGTGCAATGCTTAGAGCTTCGGGACTAAAGTGGGATTTGAGAAAAGTAGATAACTATTCTATTTATGGAGAAGTAGAATTTGACATTCCAATTGGAGAAGGAAAAATGGGAACAACTGGCGACTGTTGGGATAGAAATTTCGTGCGCTTTCAAGAGTGCAGAGAGTCTTCAAAGATAATCGAACAATGCCTTAAAAAACTCAAAAAAGAACATAAACGAACACGAGAATTTGACCCACAAGCCCTCGTACCAAAACGCATAAAGCCACCTAAAACTGATTTTTATTTTAGAGGAGAAAGTCCGAAAGGCGAACTTGGCTTTTTCTTTAGACAAAACCCAAAACATAAAAAGGGAGATATTCCTTTTCGTTTGAAGGTTCGTGCGCCTTCATTTTGTAATCTTTCTGTTTTGCCTTATCTAGCTCAAAACACACTACTTTCTGATTTAATTGCTATTGTTGGTTCATTAGATATTAACTTAGGGGAAGTCGATAGATAA
- a CDS encoding septal ring lytic transglycosylase RlpA family protein, which translates to MKLSIKLIFLSLLLVFSFSSCTSLFGSKKDTSDNSAKAGEHSETGIASYYNDKYEGRPTASGEKFRQKLMTAAHRTLPFGTMVTVTNLKNGKKIRVRINDRGPFKKGRIIDVTRKGAEQLDFVRDGLTKVKIEYDL; encoded by the coding sequence ATGAAACTGTCAATAAAACTCATTTTTCTTTCTTTACTTTTAGTTTTTTCTTTTTCTTCTTGTACTTCTCTTTTTGGCTCAAAGAAGGATACTTCAGATAACTCTGCTAAAGCAGGAGAACATAGCGAAACTGGAATTGCATCTTATTATAATGATAAATACGAGGGGAGACCAACAGCGAGTGGCGAAAAATTCAGACAAAAATTAATGACAGCTGCACACAGAACATTACCTTTTGGTACAATGGTAACTGTTACTAATCTGAAAAATGGAAAGAAAATTAGAGTCAGAATAAATGATAGAGGACCTTTTAAGAAGGGGAGAATAATTGATGTTACACGAAAAGGAGCTGAACAATTAGACTTTGTCCGTGATGGATTAACTAAGGTGAAAATAGAGTATGATTTGTAA
- a CDS encoding Dps family protein gives METAMIELNRIALDKEKSAKTVKHLNEILSNYQVFYQNLRGFHWNLLGHHFFSLHVKFEELYNEAQLNIDEIAERILTLGHTPLHTYEDYLNESSVKVHKNISDEVKSVESIIQDYSIIIQKERETLPIADDANDEGTTDMLAGFIKTQEKTVWMLSAWLGSNSK, from the coding sequence ATGGAAACTGCTATGATAGAGCTTAACCGAATCGCTTTAGACAAAGAAAAATCGGCAAAAACAGTCAAACACCTCAACGAAATTCTTTCAAATTATCAAGTATTTTATCAAAACCTAAGAGGTTTTCATTGGAATTTATTGGGTCATCATTTCTTTTCTCTTCATGTAAAATTTGAAGAATTATATAATGAGGCGCAATTAAATATTGATGAAATTGCTGAACGAATCCTTACTTTAGGACATACACCATTACATACTTATGAAGATTATTTAAATGAGTCTTCAGTAAAAGTACACAAAAATATTAGTGATGAGGTAAAATCAGTAGAATCAATCATACAAGATTATTCCATCATTATTCAGAAAGAACGTGAAACTCTTCCTATTGCAGATGATGCAAATGATGAAGGTACAACAGATATGTTAGCAGGATTTATCAAGACACAAGAAAAGACAGTTTGGATGCTTTCTGCATGGTTGGGAAGTAATAGTAAATAA